Proteins from a genomic interval of Arvicola amphibius chromosome 14, mArvAmp1.2, whole genome shotgun sequence:
- the Mindy1 gene encoding ubiquitin carboxyl-terminal hydrolase MINDY-1, which produces MEQPQVEPPAPSKTSSAETIESENHKAPSEPEEHAPDSPQDKGGAEADGAEQEPKDQVLPPAQDGENLECPPPEASSSPCGTSSEVETIETPSRSQELPQAPRTQQPDLDFYCVKWIPWKGERTPIITQSTNGPCPLLAIMNILFLQWKVKLPPQKEMITSDELMTHLGNCLLSIKPEEKSEGLQLNFQQNVDDAMTVLPKLATGLDVNVRFTGVSDFEYTPECSIFDLLGIPLYHGWLVDPQSPEAVSAVGKLSYNQLVEKIITCKHSSDPNLVTEGLIAEQFLETTAAQLTYHGLCELTATAKEDELSVFFRNNHFSTMTKHKSHLYLLVTDQGFLQEEQVVWESLHNVDGDSCFCDSDFHLSHSLGKSHGAEGGGGSPEKQLQVDQDYLIALSLQQQQPQGMLGLSDLELAQQLQQEEYQQQQAVQPVQTRAPSPQGRGATSGRPAGERRQRSKPESDCVLL; this is translated from the exons ATGGAACAACCTCAGGTAGAGCCTCCAGCCCCCAGTAAAACCAGTAGTGCAGAAACTATTGAATCTGAAAACCACAAGGCTCCGTCTGAACCAGAGGAACACGCTCCGGACAGCCCTCAGGACAAGGGTGGCGCAGAGGCCGATGGAGCAGAACAGGAACCGAAAGACCAAGTTTTGCCACCAGCCCAGGACGGGGAAAATCTCGAGTGCCCTCCTCCTGAAGCTAGCTCAAGTCCGTGTGGGACATCATCTGAGGTGGAGACAATAGAGACACCTTCTAGGTCACAGGAACTTCCCCAGGCCCCCAGGACCCAACAGCCTGATCTCGATTTCTACTGTGTCAAGTGGATCCCCTGGAAGGGAGAGCGGACCCCCATCATCACCCAGAGCACCAATGGCCCTTGTCCTCTCCTGGCCATCATGAATATCCTCTTTCTTCAGTGGAAG gTGAAGCTGCCCCCTCAGAAGGAAATGATCACATCAGATGAGCTCATGACGCATCTTG GAAACTGCCTCCTATCCATCAAGCCCGAGGAGAAGTCTGAGGGCCTTCAACTTAACTTTCAGCAG aacGTGGATGACGCAATGACTGTGCTCCCTAAACTGGCCACGGGTCTGGATGTCAATGTGCGATTCACAGGCGTCTCTGACTTTGAGTACACGCCCGAATGCAGCATCTTTGACTTGCTGGGCATTCCTCTGTACCATGGCTGGCTTGTCGATCCACAG AGTCCTGAGGCCGTGAGCGCTGTTGGGAAACTGAGTTACAATCAGCTGGTAGAGAAGATCATCACCTGTAAACACTCCAGCGACCCCAACCTCGTGACAGAAG GTTTGATTGCAGAGCAGTTCCTGGAGACCACCGCAGCTCAGCTGACCTACCACGGCCTGTGTGAGCTTACAGCAACTGCTAAGGAAGACGAACTCAGTGTCTTTTTTCGAAACAACCACTTTAGCACGATGACTAAGCACAAG AGCCACTTGTACCTTCTGGTCACGGACCAGGGGTTTCTCCAGGAGGAGCAGGTGGTGTGGGAGAGCCTGCATAACGTGGATGGCGACAGTTGCTTTTGTGACTCTGACTTCCACCTCAGTCATTCCCTAGGCAAGAGCCACGGAGCAGAAGGTGGGGGCGGCTCCCCAGAGAAGCAGCTGCAGGTGGACCAG GACTATCTGATTGCCCTgtccctgcagcagcagcagccacaagGCATGCTGGGCCTTAGTGACCTGGAACTGGCCCAACAACTTCAACAAGAGGAGTATCAACAGCAGCAAGCTGTCCAGCCTGTGCAAACAAGGGCGCCTTCCCCCCAG GGGAGAGGAGCCACATCTGGACGCCCAGCTGGAGAGCGGCGGCAGAGGTCGAAGCCCGAGTCAGACTGTGTTCTTCTCTAA